The genomic stretch GTAGGTAAACTGAAACTGGCCGTTGGTAACCTGCGGCGAGGAAAGCGTCACATCGACCGGCGTCACCACCGAAATATTGACCGGCGCGGACGTTTTCGACAGGCCTCCACTGTCGGTGGCCACGGCCGTGAGGGAATACCTGCCGGCGGTCAGATTACTCGCGGTGATACTGAACGGACTGGTTGAGGCGGCCCCCACCGGATTGTCGTTCGCGAAAAACTGAACGTCCGAAATGCTTTCGCCGGCGTCGGACGCGCCGGCCTGTACCGCGACGTCAGCCGGCGCGGCAAAGACCGCGCCTTCGACCGGACTGTCAATGGCAACCACCGGCGGCAAATTGGAAGTGGACACGACCACCACCATGCCGGTCATTCCGGCCGCAGCGTGACCCAGTAAAATGCATTCATAAGGATATGATCCCGGAACATTAAACGTGTGTGAGCAACTCACCACGGTGCCGCTGCCGCAAATGGGATCTGCGCCGGTTCCCGTTATCGTATGCGAAGCGAATGGTGTGTTGCCCTGCCAAACGACCGTGTCGCCGACGTTGATCGTAAGATTGTTGGGGGTAAAAAAGAAGCTCCCAAAATTAACCGTGTTCGTGGTTGCGGATAAATCGAACGGTCCGGCCAATATCACTGACAACAAAAACCATTTCAAATCATGTTTTTCGATCTTCAATTTCATGCTGGTAAGATGATTGCAAGGACCCTTGGTTCCGGTGAACCTTTTCCTCTGCAACAAGATCGCGTTTCATCTGTCCACGCATGAAGTTGCCGCAAAACGAGAAATAATCCAGTCGCAGCGTGTTTTTAATCTGCGGCTATGCCTGTGTCACTTGAACCACGATCGAGTAGAAGCCGGCATCGGTCGCGCGGTCCACAAACGCTGTGCCGGTGGAGCCATTGCCGGTCAACACTGATGAAGTTGCCGCCCCGCCACTGGTCGTCGCGAACAAAACGGTCGTGCCGGGATCCGTGAAGGACTGCCGCAACACCACGCGATATTTCACCCCGGATTTGGTGGGGAACTGCAATTGAAAGCGCGGACCAACCGTGCCCTGGACAGCGGTTCCGGTCACCGAGTAGCCCAGTCCCGGAATCTCAATGCAAAGAATCGTGCCGTCGAAGCTGTTGGCATACGAGATTAACGGCTTGGTCGTCGGTCCCGCCACCACGCTTCCGTCGATCGCGTACCGGGAACCGTGACACGGGCATAAACTCGCGCCTATTGAGGCGTTGAACGTCGGAACAACGCAACCAAGATGCTGACAGCGGGTGCTCAGTGCAAAAAATTGATCCGCGGCTCCGCGATTGACCAACACCGGATAAAAGGCGCCGCTTGGCCCGTTCGTGGTGAACGGATTCAGCGCCAATCGAACCGAGCCGTTGGTGTTCTGTAACGCTGGAAAATCCCCCACCCGCACGCGCAAAATGCCCGCTCCCGGCGCGGCCGGCTGGCAATCCGCCACCAGGGTGGCAAGCCAACCCTTGCCCACAAAGGTCGACACCGCGGTTCCCACGACAAAATGCCCGATGAAATGACGCCTGGACAAATCTGAATTCAGATCTGCGAATGGCTGGTCGCGCTCACCAAGACCCTTGACCCTATGAACCATAAGATACCGGTTTCATACTCGTGAGACACACGCATCTCCGCTTTGTTCCCGGAAACCTTCATCTCCGCCTCGAGTCATGCGGACCTTTTGACGTGATGAATCACGGCAGATTGATGTTCAGTGAAGCCATGACGGCGTGCGCCCGATAGTTGTTCGCGCCGGCCGAAGTGGGCTCGTCGTAACGGAAATAACCGTATTGGACGTTTGCGGTCATATTTTTCAACAACCGCCGCGTCACGCCCGCCGTCACCGCGTGGCGGTCATACCCGATCCCCAGGGGCAGGCCGCTCGCCTCATTGTTTTGCCGATAATCGGCGCGAGAGAAGGAATAACTCGCGTGAAAGTCGGTCGATCTGCTGACTATGAATGTTGCGGTGGAGAGCACGCTGTAGATGTCGCCGCGATACGGTACAACGACTGCCCCGTCATTTACGCCGGTCAACAGTCGCGATTGCGAATAAGAGAACGTCGTGGAAAGATTCAACCGCCGCCACGGCGTCAGGGTCGTGTTGATGCTGTAAACGTGCGCGTCCTCGTTTCCCGCAAGGATTTCGCCGCCTGGAAAAAACGCCCCCAAACTGACGTTCGTGCTCGACTCTGTCGAGGTGTGATAATCGGTGGCCGTGACTTCGTACTTCAGCGTTGTCTTCAGCCACGTCGCCGGACGAAGCACCAGCCTGGCCGTCACGCTGTCGTTCTTGATGTCACGCGATAACATGAACGCGGGATAGCCGTTGCCCGGGAAGAAAAACGGCGGCTGCGAACCATCGATGTCGCTGCGGTTGTCGTAGTCCGTTCGCTTGTCGTGGTGCGTGAAACTGGCGTCGAGCGAAACGCGCGGCCACGGAGAAATGGTGAACCCTGCGCGGTATTGCTTCAGATCCCCCCTGGCATTCGTGTCGCGTACGAAATCGCGACTGTCACCGAAACCGTCGTCAACGAAGCCGTTCTCGTAATAATCGATCCTTTCCTGCTGGAGGCGGGCATCGCCATAAAGAACGGTGAAAGGAATCCGGTCGTAGCGCACCTCGAACGTCTCATCCACGGCCGAACGATCTGTGTCCGACAGACCCGAGAATGGATTCGCGAGAGAACCTGGCAGTGGAATGCGCAAATCGGCCTGACTGAATCCGTTGCGCCGCTGCCATTCAGCCTGGGCGCCCGCCGCTGCGGTCAAACCCTGCCACGGCCCCAATCGGACGTTGCCGTTGATCGTGTGCGATTCCTGGCTCAGCGTGATGCTCTGGCTGCTGTCACCGGCCTGCAACGCTCCCGGCGTCGCGACCGAGTCAAACACCTGGCTGATCGAACCGTCGCCGTTAAGTCGCGAGTAAAGATAGCCGGCGGATACAAGGAGCCATTCGGCCACCGGCTTTTCAACGCGGAACGCATTCGCGGCGTCGAAATGACGGTAGGTCTCTTTGTAGATTCCAATGCTGTTCGGGTTGAAAAAATATGCGTCGCCCTGGCTGATTCGCGTCGTTTTCAAATCGTAAATCTCCGCGCGAAAATTATCCTCCAGCGAAACCCCGGCGACCTCATGGTTCAAGCCCAGTTTGAAGATATGCGCGTGCTCGTTGAGATCCTTGTAGCCGGGATAAACGGCCTTGAAAGTCCCGTTCGTGTTGAGACCCCATTGCAACGTGGATTCGTTGCCATCCCTGAACTGATATTCGTAACCCAAAACCAATTTCGGCCAGTTGGGCAGAGTCAATCCCAGGTCAAACCACGCCTTGCCGTTGTTCACATACAGGTCGCGGTTGAGCGTCGGTGGCGGTTGATTGGAAAAAGAGCCGCCGGCATCGTTGAAATACTTGCGATACGTGTCAAAGCCGGCGCGGACGAAGCCAAGATCGGGCCTGGCCAATGTGAGCGCGATGCGGTAGTCCTCCTGTGGAAACAGCGCCCGACCTTCGACTTTCAATTCCGCGTCCTTGCCGACCGGCTCTGTCATCTCGAAGCGTTCGTAACCGGACGTGAAGCCTTCCTTTTGCGACCAGTCCTCCCTAAACTTCTGTTTGTTACCAGTCACATGGATCCATTGTACGACCGGCGTGACAGACATCCGGGTTTCACGTCGGGCAGTCTCGGCGCCCTTCGGCCATGCCGCCCCTTGATCAATCCAGGCGCGCAATAATCCAATCTGGTTCGTCGTCAATGGATCGCCCTTGCCCGCGGGCGGCATCTCCTTGTCCTCAACGAGGCGGGCCACGTATTGAATCAATTTGCTTTGGGCGCTGTTGCCGGGAACGATGTCATCGTGATTGTTCTCACCGCCTTCCAACGCGGACTCGCGATTATCCAGACGAAACCTGGACTTCGGATGCTCGGGCCCGTGGCAACGGAAACAGGAGCTTTCGAAAATTGACTTCACGTCGCGGTCGAATTCGACGGAAACACCAGCGGGAGGCGGAAGTTCGCCCACATCCGTACTGGCGCCCAGGGATGGAACGGCCACGGCAAAAAGCAGAACCCAGACGGTAGTCGAGCTGGATTGGATTGATTTCAAATGCTCCATGCGAAGATCGGCTTTGTCTAATACAGCAAAAGGCGGTTTACGTTTGACCCATGCACCGCTGTGTGACAACCCGCGCTGGAACAAGTGCCAAGCTGCATATAAAACGTGTGATCTGACTTTCCGATGGCGATGCTTCCGGACATGGCTTGCACCTGGGCGTGGCACCGCAGGCAAAGGTTCGCGTCGCGTTCTAGCAACAGCTTGGCG from Candidatus Angelobacter sp. encodes the following:
- a CDS encoding Ig-like domain-containing protein is translated as MKLKIEKHDLKWFLLSVILAGPFDLSATTNTVNFGSFFFTPNNLTINVGDTVVWQGNTPFASHTITGTGADPICGSGTVVSCSHTFNVPGSYPYECILLGHAAAGMTGMVVVVSTSNLPPVVAIDSPVEGAVFAAPADVAVQAGASDAGESISDVQFFANDNPVGAASTSPFSITASNLTAGRYSLTAVATDSGGLSKTSAPVNISVVTPVDVTLSSPQVTNGQFQFTYTANPGLNYVVQNSPDLTNWTSLATNTASVSNELYGEAFDVNFLRFYRVGRLPNP
- a CDS encoding Rieske 2Fe-2S domain-containing protein is translated as MVHRVKGLGERDQPFADLNSDLSRRHFIGHFVVGTAVSTFVGKGWLATLVADCQPAAPGAGILRVRVGDFPALQNTNGSVRLALNPFTTNGPSGAFYPVLVNRGAADQFFALSTRCQHLGCVVPTFNASIGASLCPCHGSRYAIDGSVVAGPTTKPLISYANSFDGTILCIEIPGLGYSVTGTAVQGTVGPRFQLQFPTKSGVKYRVVLRQSFTDPGTTVLFATTSGGAATSSVLTGNGSTGTAFVDRATDAGFYSIVVQVTQA
- a CDS encoding c-type cytochrome domain-containing protein, translated to MKSIFESSCFRCHGPEHPKSRFRLDNRESALEGGENNHDDIVPGNSAQSKLIQYVARLVEDKEMPPAGKGDPLTTNQIGLLRAWIDQGAAWPKGAETARRETRMSVTPVVQWIHVTGNKQKFREDWSQKEGFTSGYERFEMTEPVGKDAELKVEGRALFPQEDYRIALTLARPDLGFVRAGFDTYRKYFNDAGGSFSNQPPPTLNRDLYVNNGKAWFDLGLTLPNWPKLVLGYEYQFRDGNESTLQWGLNTNGTFKAVYPGYKDLNEHAHIFKLGLNHEVAGVSLEDNFRAEIYDLKTTRISQGDAYFFNPNSIGIYKETYRHFDAANAFRVEKPVAEWLLVSAGYLYSRLNGDGSISQVFDSVATPGALQAGDSSQSITLSQESHTINGNVRLGPWQGLTAAAGAQAEWQRRNGFSQADLRIPLPGSLANPFSGLSDTDRSAVDETFEVRYDRIPFTVLYGDARLQQERIDYYENGFVDDGFGDSRDFVRDTNARGDLKQYRAGFTISPWPRVSLDASFTHHDKRTDYDNRSDIDGSQPPFFFPGNGYPAFMLSRDIKNDSVTARLVLRPATWLKTTLKYEVTATDYHTSTESSTNVSLGAFFPGGEILAGNEDAHVYSINTTLTPWRRLNLSTTFSYSQSRLLTGVNDGAVVVPYRGDIYSVLSTATFIVSRSTDFHASYSFSRADYRQNNEASGLPLGIGYDRHAVTAGVTRRLLKNMTANVQYGYFRYDEPTSAGANNYRAHAVMASLNINLP